Within Thermus hydrothermalis, the genomic segment GACACGCCAGAGGCCATCCACCAGGCCACGCGGGAACTTCTCCTGAAGATGCTGGAGGCCAACGGCATCCAAAGCCACGAGGAGCTTGCCGCCATCATCTTCACCGTGACGGAGGACCTCACCTCCGCCTTTCCGGCGGAGGCCGCCCGGCAGATCGGCATGCACCGGGTGCCCCTCCTCTCCGCCCGGGAGGTACCGGTGCC encodes:
- the aroH gene encoding chorismate mutase; the protein is MVRGIRGAITVEEDTPEAIHQATRELLLKMLEANGIQSHEELAAIIFTVTEDLTSAFPAEAARQIGMHRVPLLSAREVPVPGSLPRVIRVLALWNTDTPQDRVRHVYLREAVKLRPDLESAQ